Proteins from one Nymphalis io chromosome 23, ilAglIoxx1.1, whole genome shotgun sequence genomic window:
- the LOC126777495 gene encoding structure-specific endonuclease subunit SLX4, with amino-acid sequence MNIDNNSSECLSSCAVVSEYFSKETVMDNSLSDFQEKKKCKTGPKNIPKNKSIKQKKKLKKVKGQRDIRSLVKNKDSELVSYSKIFDQVCKKSGIDVDSEQLQLAITLSKSLHETELKTGSVSQDSKPLTLLGKAAKIRTTLQEYGFRVPNTKINQDTRKNKRSKKQYKLLLVSDEEKQQIISDRYAEVLATNIYRSSVKEKTSNSNNNQEIFYKASNICYEFLRNNDVFYVKELFTKPLCKSYLLRDWAEIPGRPASPKREVSSFNFENIECTQDDLDCILSGSLQTAQDIINSKYFKNNYCNMDTNDNDISSDKVDYIEKHSNNDLDDLKSTNSENVFKKLNRSESNVNEVLSVVQVRCLSPDIFDDEISLISDNDMKPFQIIQQSIKKIDNIDSMDLTECVNHVPGDSMYKNKHSLREINETKRKSNDLMEITECVPSDRQYPIENIDLTQSYVTEEKEANKFEDHLVMNLKQSNSDDDLSSIKVIGKKDDSIDSTIIINECFEVIPNLVTNKDRLSSKITSKADSIESYELKNNLSQKITIDNAPNRSLTNSSTENEDNFSKCCHNNSAKLHDLEIDLTQSVHSYHDFQLSQNVGTKKVSSIDKTIDIIEDAEFNSKPVCSIVVTIQEDPVNKDDHNKSKDSIKNQSVSGCFGYKKNNKLFSEFYGPLYLNKENDNFKTYEEIDLTQPLNFVNEQVAKEKKISIDNTVPIVDDIESNESPMVNEEILQLQSDSEIIHNECNMSPEKNVSGSNDNNINYSLNEYVHNNSYIYDFYDENSLPKDETQEKTPIENTSSDKCIHDKSQSYSQHPNHNACASTSYSHKNLINNTDKVFEDEVDNIDLTQKSDSSNEVVSQYHPKTYDPNSLGKINNISIDYDEMFDDVISTERKYVSQASNNTADNSNNELSNPSKTSDGFEISDKEFNYSLQQSRHNFDIGGLSIMDNVSDLKLQSINKSNNSGAKLNRSHSDSDLPSIHVNKVISCTPKQVKSNNFASQICTTVINECLIKEVQKTPSNSEFIIKTNDVTPMLDYESMSSPERNRELEKYGLKPFKRKRAIQLLKHLYNQTHPVVESCEVEECSSPSKKRKYDIGTKQYISPEKSKKSPRKQLSASFEEIHKENTLYAMTKEIPDLREIKCVPDEWVFQKREKAKMHSCKVPLHIAFHNYVSCRQLLREAILRYEPVNIDVIHKDLVAYGYKYNPKDLLRFMDKKCITVKTADNNSKNRKL; translated from the exons atgaatattgacAATAATAGTAG TGAATGCCTTTCGTCATGCGCAGTCGTAAGTGAATATTTTTCAAAGGAAACTGTGATGGATAATAGTTTATCCGACTTTCaggagaaaaaaaaatgtaaaactgGACCTAAGAATATAccgaaaaataaatcaattaaacaaaagaaaaaattgaaaaaagtaaAAGGTCAGAGAGATATTAGGTCGTTGGTAAAAAATAAAGACAGTGAATTAGTGTCATATTCGAAAATCTTTGATCAAGTTTGTAAGAAAAGTGGCATTGATGTTGATTCGGAACAATTGCAGCTAGCTATAACTTTATCTAAGTCGCTTCATGAAACAGAACTAAAAACAGGTAGTGTTTCACAAGACTCAAAACCTTTAACTCTGCTAGGAAAAGCAGCAAAGATAAGAACTACATTACAAGAGTATGGTTTTAGAGTaccaaacacaaaaataaatcaagacaCACGGAAAAATAAAAGatctaaaaaacaatataaactgCTACTTGTATCGGATGAAGAGAAACAACAAATTATTTCTGATAGATATGCTGAAGTTCTAgccacaaatatatatagatctTCTGTAAAAGAGAAAACATCCAATAGCAATAATAATCAAGAAATCTTTTACAAAGCTAGTAATATATGTTATGAGTTTCTGAGAAATAATgatgtattttatgttaaagaGTTGTTTACAAAGCCTTTATGTAAATCTTATTTGCTAAGAGATTGGGCAGAAATACCGGGCAGACCTGCAAGCCCTAAAAGAGAAGTGAGTAGTTTTAATTTTGAGAATATTGAATGTACACAAGATGATTTGGATTGCATCTTGAGTGGGTCACTACAAACCGCACAAGATATTATTAACAGCAAgtatttcaaaaacaattattgcAACATGGATACAAATGATAATGACATAAGTTCAGATAAAGTTGACTATATAGAGAAACATTCAAATAATGACTTAGATGACCTGAAAAGTACAAACagtgaaaatgtttttaagaaaCTCAATAGATCAGAGTCTAATGTTAATGAAGTGCTATCGGTCGTACAAGTCAGATGTCTATCTCCAGATATATTTGATGACGAAATATCTCTTATATCAGATAATGACATGAAACCATTTCAAATTATAcaacaaagtataaaaaaaattgataatatagATTCTATGGATTTAACGGAATGTGTTAACCATGTTCCAGGTGatagtatgtataaaaataaacattcactaagagaaataaatgaaactaaaaGAAAATCAAATGATTTAATGGAAATTACTGAATGTGTTCCCAGTGATAGACAATATCCTATAGAAAATATTGATCTGACTCAGAGCTATGTAACTGAAGAAAAAGAGGCTAATAAATTTGAAGATCATTTagtaatgaatttaaaacaatcaaattCTGATGATGACCTTTcatcaataaaagttattggcaAGAAGGATGATTCAATAGATAGTACCatcattattaatgaatgttTTGAAGTAATTCCAAATCTAGTAACAAACAAAGATAGATTGAGCTCAAAAATTACATCAAAAGCTGATAGTATTGAATCTTatgagttaaaaaataatttaagtcaaAAGATTACTATTGATAATGCCCCAAATCGCAGTTTAACAAATAGTTCTACTGAAAATGAAGACAATTTTTCCAAATGTTGTCATAATAATTCAGCTAAACTTCATGATTTAGAAATTGACTTAACACAATCCGTTCATTCTTATCATGACTTCCAACTATCACAAAATGTTGGCACAAAGAAGGTTAGTTCTATAGACaaaacaattgatattattgaaGATGctgaatttaattcaaaaccAGTTTGTAGCATTGTTGTAACAATTCAAGAAGATCCAGTAAATAAAGATGACCATAATAAATCGAAAGATAGTATTAAAAATCAAAGTGTATCTGGGTGttttggatataaaaaaaataataaattattctctGAATTTTATGGTccgctatatttaaataaagaaaatgataaCTTTAAAACATATGAAGAAATAGATTTAACTCAGCCTTTAAATTTCGTTAATGAACAAGTAGCAAAGGAAAAGAAAATTTCGATAGACAACACTGTTCCGATTGTTGATGATATTGAATCCAATGAAAGTCCCATGGTTAATGAAGAAATATTACAGCTGCAAAGTGATTCTGAAATTATACATAATGAATGTAATATGTCTCCAGAAAAAAATGTATCCGGCAGcaacgataataatattaactatagtCTTAATGAATATGTACACAATAATTCTTACATTTACGATTTTTATGATGAAAACAGTTTACCAAAAGATGAAACTCAAGAGAAAACACCCATAGAAAATACCTCGTCCGATAAATGCATTCATGATAAAAGCCAGTCTTATTCTCAGCATCCCAATCACAATGCATGTGCCTCAACAAGTTATAgtcataaaaacttaataaataatactgatAAAGTTTTCGAAGATGAGGTTGATAACATTGATTTAACTCAAAAATCAGATTCATCCAATGAAGTTGTAAGTCAGTATCATCCAAAAACATATGATCCTAACAGCCttggtaaaattaataatatatcaatagatTATGATGAAATGTTTGATGATGTTATTAGTACAGAAAGGAAATATGTCTCACAAGCTTCAAATAACACAGCTGATAATTCAAACAATGAACTATCAAATCCTAGTAAGACATCAGATGGTTTTGAAATATCAGACAAAGAATTCAACTACTCCTTGCAACAGTCAAGACATAATTTTGATATTGGTGGCTTATCAATAATGGATAATGTTTctgatttaaaattacaatccattaataaaagtaataattctgGGGCAAAATTAAATAGGTCACATAGCGATAGTGACTTACCGTCTATTCATGTTAATAAGGTGATATCTTGTACACCTAAACAAGTAAAATCAAACAATTTTGCCTCTCAAATATGTACAACTGTGATAAATGAATGTTTAATAAAAGAAGTTCAAAAAACTCCCAGTAAtagtgaatttataataaaaacaaatgacgtAACTCCAATGTTGGATTATGAATCAATGTCATCGCCTGAAAGAAATAGGGAATTAGAAAAATACGGACTAAAACCATTTAAAAGGAAAAGAG ctATACAACTTCTGAAACATCTATACAATCAAACTCATCCAGTAGTAGAATCATGTGAAGTAGAAGAATGCTCATCGCcatcaaagaaaagaaaatatgaCATTGGAactaaacaatatatttcaCCAGAAAAATCTAAGAAGTCACCTAGGAAACAGCTCTCTGCTAGTTTTGAAGAAATTCATAAAGAAAATACATTGTACGCGATGACAAAAGAAATTCCCGATTTAAGAGAAATTAAATGTGTCCCAGATGAGTGGGTGTTCCAAAAGAGAGAGAAGGCAAAG ATGCATTCTTGTAAAGTTCCATTACATATTGCTTTTCACAATTATGTGTCATGCCGACAACTATTGAGGGAAGCGATACTGCGGTATGAACCAGTTAACATCGATGTAATACATAAAGATCTCGTTGCTTACGGATATAAATACAATCCTAAG GATCTTCTAAGGTTTATGGACAAGAAGTGCATAACAGTAAAAACAGCAGATAATAACtcaaaaaatagaaaattatag
- the LOC126777565 gene encoding uncharacterized protein LOC126777565: MSLLQKLSYTEYKYASTLSIEKCEIIAKLADLKLSFNVNDSKKPGELLIKYLDRCGCSLQQYKCLVNSALNTRTVITYYHPHSKVAILIANERYEHLSKLATPSMDCESLACNLRNLGFITIIVKNTKISNLKDILSKIIITIPEDSYCLIFYGGHGCEICNTKCILGIDCPTENIKFSHCLTENWLLREVAKCKPETCILIMDMCRNNLDRNVNSNIYASMSDLEDYTIHNNLFISYSTQSSEAAYEFIQIECSTTIDSSVTYELKTGDTEKIVPGASQYINALCTRLVENFDISTLLDKVHADVENSIKKQRPIKVQCGVNKRSLYDPVKGDTKELLTRLRDILKNYKENCSVF; encoded by the exons atgtcTCTTTTGCAAAAGTTGTCTTATACAGAATACAAATACGCTTCTACACTTAGTATAGAAAAATGTGAAATCATAGCAAAATTAGCTGACCTGAA ATTATCTTTCAATGTAAATGATAGTAAAAAGCCAGGTgaattattgattaaatatcTTGATCGCTGTGGATGCTCATTACAACAATATAAATGTCTGGTCAACTCTGCCCTAAATACAAGAACAGTAATTACATATTACCATCCACATTCAAAAGTAGCCATACTCATAGCAAATGAAAGATATGAACATTTGTCTAAATTAGCTACACCATCAATGGATTGTGAATCACTGGCATGTAACCTAAGAAATCTtggttttattacaataatagtgaaaaacacaaaaatcagcaatttaaaggatattttatctaaaataattataacaatacccGAAGACTCATACT gctTAATTTTTTATGGAGGCCATGGCTGTGAAATATGCAATACAAAATGTATCCTTGGTATAGATTGTCCcacagaaaatataaaattcagtcACTGTCTTACTGAAAATTGGCTGTTAAGAGAGGTTGCAAAATGTAAACCGGAGACATGTATTCTTATTATGGATATGTGTAGGAATAATTTAGATAG gaATGTAAATTCCAATATATATGCATCAATGTCTGATTTGGAAGATTATACCATACACAATAATCTTTTTATAAGTTACTCTACACAGTCCTCTGAAGCAGCATATGAGTTTATTCAAATTGAATGTTCAACTACAATTGACAGTAGTGTTACATATGAATTAAAGACTGGTGATACTGAGAAAATTGTTCCTGGTGCAAGCCAATATATAAATGCTTTGTGTACAAGATTGGTTGAAAATTTCGATATAAGTACATTATTAGATAAAGTTCACGCAG atGTTGAGaactcaataaaaaaacagagACCTATCAAAGTTCAATGTGGAGTAAATAAGAGGTCATTATATGATCCTGTCAAAG gtgACACAAAAGAACTCCTAACAAGGTTaagagatattttaaaaaactataaggAAAACTGTTCTGTATTTTGA
- the LOC126777584 gene encoding uncharacterized protein LOC126777584: MNLAIRTVLTSRSFRLYDRISYKYLQVPVTTKCPTVQHRNYCEDRAEARRLPQLMEFPPVVWPSFLKFIKNWMYATFIIRPYFEAEFNLTDFIEASKHAVEVVSENLQSSNFKELEGLVEKDAIVTLKEAVSKLSVTQRQMLAINKEDIFYAFPYQIGVMFDDSEKRWVEITMCYHVLKGMKQMQETGDLPPISLGVQPEYQDKIFILNYRFIREFTKGVEDSWWVNIVNHFQPHTLKKN, encoded by the exons ATGAATTTAGCTATTAGGACAGTATTGACTAGTCGGTCATTTAGGTTATATGAtagaatttcatataaatatttacaagtccCTGTAACCACGAAATGTCCAACTGTTCAACATCGAAACTATTGCGAAGACCGAGCAGAAGCGAGAAGGTTGCCACAATTAATGGAATTCCCTCCTGTAGTTTGGCcttcgtttttaaaatttataaagaattgGATGTATGCAACTTTTATAATCAGACCGTATTTTGAAGCAGAATTCAACTTAACTGATTTCATTGAAGCTTCTAAGCATGCTGTAGAG GTTGTTTCAGAAAATCTACAATCAAGTAATTTTAAAGAACTTGAAGGACTGGTAGAGAAAGATGCAATTGTTACTTTAAAAGAGGCTGTTTCTAAACTATCTGTAACTCAAAGACAGATGCTAGCTATTAATAAGGAAGATATTTTCTATGCTTTCCCTTATCag ATAGGAGTAATGTTTGATGATTCTGAAAAACGTTGGGTTGAAATCACAATGTGTTATCATGTTCTTAAAGGTATGAAACAAATGCAAGAAACTGGGGATTTGCCACCAATCTCATTAGG agtaCAACCTGAGTACCAAGACAAAATTTTTATTCTCAACTATAGATTTATAAGAGAATTCACCAAAGGTGTTGAAGACAGCTGGTGGGTCAATATTGTAAATCATTTTCAACCGCAcacattaaagaaaaattaa
- the LOC126777570 gene encoding CDK-activating kinase assembly factor MAT1: protein MDDQACPRCKTTKYRNPSLKLMVNVCGHALCESCVDLLFLKGSGSCPECNVPLRRSNFRVQLFEDSMVEKEIDIRKRVLKDFNKKEEDFATLREYNDYLEEIETIIFNLANNIDVVGTNKRIEQYKKDNKEIIMKNKAKIGREELELEEILEIEKQMEELRRAEIVKMEEEAKKQKIREKEALIDELMFADGDAKEILNTFAQTVANKQEEAVPVVPKVTQFSSGVKFTRGSGQQPLPFIEEGPLYKYEAPAEPDRVGPDPPSVQEIVNNGYLRHVRAETETEKAGGYSSTLPCLRALQDALSGLYHAS, encoded by the exons ATGGACGACCAAGCTTGTCCACGTTGTAAAACTACTAAATATAGAAATCCATCTCTGAAATTGATGGTAAACGTTTGTGGCCATGCTTTATGCGAAAGTTGTgttgatttattgtttttaaaag gtTCCGGTTCTTGTCCAGAATGTAATGTCCCTTTACGCCGAAGTAATTTTCGTGTGCAATTATTCGAAGATTCTATGGTAGAAAAAGAAATCGATATAAGAAAGCgagttttaaaagattttaataagaAAGAGGAAGATTTTGCTACATTGAGagaatataatgattatttagaAGAAAttgaaactataatatttaacttagcTAATAACATAGATGTTGTAGGCACAAACAAAAGAATAGAACagtataaaaaagataataaagaaataattatgaaaaataaagccAAAATAG GTAGAGAAGAGTTAGAATTAGAAGAAATATTGGAAATAGAGAAACAAATGGAGGAACTCCGTAGAGCAGAAATAGTTAAAATGGAAGAAGAAGCAAAAAAGCAAAAGATAAGAGAGAAAGAGGCTTTGATTGATGAATTAATGTTTGCTGATGGTGATGCaaaggaaatattaaatacatttgctCAAACTGTTGCTAATAAGCAGGAAGAAGCTGTACCGGTTGTACCtaaa GTGACACAGTTCTCATCAGGAGTAAAGTTCACAAGAGGCTCAGGACAGCAGCCACTACCATTCATTGAAGAAGGaccattgtataaatatgaagcCCCAGCCGAACCGGATAGAGTAGGACCCGACCCACCATCTGTACAGGAAATTGTCAATAATGGGTATCTGCGTCATGTTAG GGCAGAGACAGAAACTGAGAAGGCGGGTGGATACTCCTCAACATTACCTTGTCTACGAGCTCTACAAGATGCACTCTCAGGCCTATATCACGCTAGCTGA
- the LOC126777530 gene encoding elongation factor Tu-like produces MTGGFIIRCIIRNVPHKTSFTSISLTNYKFASAFSDFRNYSTKQKPKTLEKKHCNIGTIGHVDHGKTTLTAAITKVLSKDGTSKYVSYDEIDKAPEEKARGITINAAHVGYNTKNRHYAHTDCPGHADYIRNMISGASQMDAAILVVAANDGPMPQTREHLLLAKQVGIKYIIVYINKVDLVESDIIELVEIEMREMLSDFGYNGSTVPLIFGSALKALNDDESDIGAPSIRQLLDTIDDYVPPIIRDLESPFLMPIDNAFTVPGRGTVVVGTIKRGIMKKNDEAELMGFGFNIKTTLSDIQIFRSSVLEALAGDNVGVLLRGMKIRSVETGMLLCAAKSIKLSNHYKAKIYFLSRSEGGRKKPIFSKYSQQMFSGTWNIACRIDLEPTMEMMMPGDHGEVYLTLLEGMVMTEGQPFTIRENNVTVATGIVTEALSSIDVPNGKLGKVVFKHDL; encoded by the exons atgactGGAGGATTTATTATTCGTTGTATAATTCGTAATGTTCCACATAAAACTTCATTTACATCTATATCCTTAACTAATTACAAATTCGCCAGTGCTTTTAGCGATTTCCGTAATTATTCCACGAAACAAAAACCTAAAACATTAGAAAAGAAACACTGTAATATAGGTACTATAGGTCATGTAGATCACGGGAAAACTACACTAACAGCTGCTATCACAAAAGTTTTGTCCAAAGATGGTACTTCAAAATACGTTTCTTACGACGAAATTGATAAGGCGCCGGAAGAAAAGGCAAGAG GTATTACAATAAATGCAGCTCATGTTGGTTATAACACAAAAAACAGACATTATGCTCACACAGATTGTCCGGGTCACGCTGATTATATCCGCAACATGATCTCTGGTGCTTCTCAAATGGATGCTGCAATATTGGTAGTAGCTGCTAATGATGGACCAATGCCTCAAACAAGAGAACATTTGCTACTAGCTAAACAAgttggaataaaatatataatagtgtatataaataaagtggACTTAGTTGAATCAGAT ATTATTGAACTGGTGGAAATTGAAATGAGAGAAATGTTATCAGACTTCGGCTACAATGGAAGTACTGTGCCTTTGATTTTTGGATCTGCTTTAAAAGCATTGAATGATGATGAATCAGACATAG gTGCGCCCTCAATAAGGCAACTTCTAGATACCATAGACGATTACGTGCCGCCAATAATAAGGGATCTCGAGTCGCCATTTTtaatgcccatagacaatgcATTCACAGTACCCGGTAGAGGTACTGTAGTGGTCGGTACTATTAAACGCGGTATTATGAAGAAAAACGACGAAGCTGAATTAATGGGCTttggatttaatataaaaactacattGTCTGATATTCAGATTTTTAGATCGAGCGTTCTTGAG GCTTTGGCGGGTGACAATGTCGGAGTTTTACTCCGTGGTATGAAAATACGTTCAGTCGAAACGGGTATGCTACTCTGTGCGGCGAAAAGCATAAAACTAAGCAACCATTACAAGGCGAAGATATATTTCTTGTCGAGAAGCGAAGGCGGCAGAAAGAAACCGATATTTTCAAAGTATTCCCAGCAAATGTTCAGTGGTACTTGGAATATTGCTTGCAGGATCGATTtag AACCTACCATGGAAATGATGATGCCAGGTGATCACGGCGAGGTGTATCTGACCCTTCTCGAAGGCATGGTCATGACAGAAGGTCAGCCATTCACAATACGAGAGAACAACGTGACTGTTGCAACCGGAATCGTCACTGAAGCATTGTCCTCTATCGATGTACCAAACGGAAAATTAGGAAAAGTTGTATTTAAACatgatttgtaa